One Carettochelys insculpta isolate YL-2023 chromosome 1, ASM3395843v1, whole genome shotgun sequence genomic window, GCTGTACTGTCTTCCAGGGTGATGTAATGAAAGGGTTAACTCAGCAGTTTGACTCCAGTGTTATTGAATGTCCTTAGTTTCCACCAATTCTGAGATTTGTAGCACAGCGCACTGCAATCCATACCAAGGTAATGGAAGCTTGCAAATCTCCTCCCAGCAGTCATTGTCTATGTCATAACCCACCACATCTTGGGTCGGGACCTCCTGTGAGTCTTGCCATTTCTTTCCCCCAATGAGAAGTGCTGTTTCCTCTACCACAGCCAGACCGTAGCAAAATCGGTCATAGACTAATGGCTTTAAACGAGTCCACTGGTTTGGGACAGGGTCATACCTTTCTATTTCAGAGAATGGTTCATACAGTCCTAAAAAGGTGAAGATGGCTTCTCTGATCGTTGCCATCTGATGCCCAAATCGAGCAATGCTCATGGAGGCTTGCTGTATCCACTCTCCTTCCCAACTGCTCAAAGAGTACACGTCCTTACTTGTGTTGGTTTGATCTATGTACTTGCCACCTGAGATGTAGATCGTGTTCTTGCACACTGCGCTGGCCTGACCATGCATCTTGCAGGGCAATTCTGTAGCCTTTGCCCATCTGTCTCTGCTAATGTTATAGACTTCAACAGATGAATGCAGTGACCCATTCTCACCTCTCCCACCGATTACAAAGATGTTGTTGTCCAGGATGCAACAAGAAAACTGGCATCTCTTTTCAAGCATTTCTCTGGTTTGTGTCCACTTGTTAAATCTTGGATCATAACGATGGACCTTGTTTGTAACTGAGAAGCTGGTGCTTTTCATTTCACTTTGCAGGTATTCTATTTCCCCACCTAGTACATACAGGTAGTTTCCAATCACGCACAGGCAGTGATTCTGTACTCTGTCCTGCACCTGGGTTAGAGTTCTCCATTTGTGATTGTAAACATCAAAGGCCATCACATCGCTGACTGGCCCCTCACTTGCAGTCCTTCCTCCAACTAGGATGATGCGCGTTTTCTGGTTTCTCAGGGTGCTGTACTTATCCTGCAGAATGGGTTGTTTGAAAACCAGCGAATGGTAGTTTATTGCTTTTATGATCAAGCATTTAATAGGTGTCGTTAGAGGCACTTCTGACTGCGTGTAGACTTTTCTCAGGTCTTCCACTGGGGTGAGACTAAATCTTATGTGTTCTAATAGGTTGCTTGTGTGAGTTAACCTGGACTTATCATGCTTCAGCCACATGAGCACTAGGTTCAGTAGGCAGGATTCTTTCACCATAGGGACATCAGGCGATTCTACCACCGCCATCAACGATCTGACGTTCAGTAAGAGCAGCTCCATGAAATGTAAATCCAAAAGTTTCCAGAGATTGCTGATGATATATTTTTCTGTCGCTGATAATGCATCTGGAAGATAGAACTTTGTGGCAATGTTGGCAGAAAAACAGCAGTTTTCCAGGGTCAGGTTGTTAACCAAGTACTGATTGCATAGGCCAATAGCCTCAGTCACTTGCAAGTAACTGGCAGCTTCCAGGGTGTCCTCCAGATTCTCAAAAGAAAGGGGCAACCAGGAGGTATAAATGAAATCCAGGACATGCTGGAGACCAGTGGGAGAGATGACTTGCAGGTGAATGACGCTGGCTTTGGATTCTTTTGTGTAGCTTTGGAACATAGCCCTGAAATAATCGCTGGAGCAGGCCAGCAGAGACTTGTGTGCAGGAAACTCATTTTCCTTCACCTTCAGTAAAATATCACACATCAAGCCTTCGGCTCTAAGCGTTTGGTACTGGGAGAGCACAGTACTGCAGTGTGCTTTGCAGTAGGCCAGGAAGTAACTCATGGTGCATAATATCAACTTCTAGGTACCTTGGTAAGAATGCTCATCACAGCTTCCAGCTGTTAAAGAAAAGCCCAGCAGAGAAATACAGGCCTTCTCCCAACCCAGTACATTTGCAGTGAATTAAATGTATTTGTCCAAGGAGAAAATAGCTGAACCTAGTATCAGCCTTAGGATGCTTACTTTTCTTGCTTCCATTTCATGCAGGAGGATGAAGGGTCCACAGTGGCGGACAGTTACTGCTTGGCTGGCCATCATGTGACAGAGGTGGGAGATCGCCGACTGTCTTTACAAGTGGAATTTTGTGTCGGCTCAGACGTCTCTAATGCTCCTTCTTGTGCTGCAGGCTGATCAAATAGCTCTTCTGTGGCTGCCAGTGCCTGGCATTGAGCAGAAACAGATGAGAGGGGGGAAGCGATGTGGAGAACTTTTCccagtgctttttctgtctgAGCCTTGTTTGTATTTCAAACTTAGATAAGTTTAGATCGCACTGACGGTGGGACAACAGACCACTTTTGGTGATCGTCTCTCACTGCGATAggaaatctgggctgcagatcaaATCAGCACCCAGGGATTAGAGCAAAAGGGCTTTCTGAGCATATAAATCTTGTGCCTGGAGGCAGAAAGAGAGGCAAGATACCGTGGTTAGTCACTGGTTTAATTTGACATGCATTTCTGAGCCCTTTGGTATAAATGGTATTGCCCTAACTCACACTTACCAGAATAGAATGCAAACACAAGCTCTGTGTCACAGCTGCCCAAGAGCTGAACTGAGCTGTGACTGGGGAGAagtatgggggggggggagaatctAGTAGTTTTAGGAACAGCCTGAGCCAAAGCATCTGTCATTGAATGACCTGAATGGAAATCACGAGAGTAACACATTTGTATGAAGTGGTGACAAAAATAGATCCCACGTTATGTCATAGTAAACTGAACTATGTTTATAGAAGAGAATTGGCATCTATTACCAGCTAGAAACAAACCTCTGAACTTCCGGGGCTAGTCCATCGCTGACAATGTTAGCTTTTCCTCTTTGCTTTTGTTCTAATAAAGTACATATAAATAAGGATTATCTGATTTCTCACCTCAGCCTTCTGGGATCCAGTTCCCATGAGGAAAGGAGGTGTGGATGGGCTACATATCTTGGTTTGTTGAGGCTTTAGCTTCCTCTGAGTAACCCAGGGTGGAGGCTCTGAAGGCTGTTGACCAGACTGACAACAATCAGGAGCCTCCTTCTGACTCTCTTTCTTTCAAAGCACTCAAGGCTTACAAAGTTACAAAGCTGATTAAAGAGTTGGAGCATCCTGCTTCTTCATGCATCAACAGTCCTGCAGTTATCCTTCACTGTCGTCCACAGGTAAAATTTCTCAGCATTCGAGTGGCTATATTCTATAATTTCTAATCGACTTTTACACTGGTATAATTTCACAGCTGATtggagtggtttttttttctgggagggggtttggtttttttttcctctcccctccttccgcccccgccccccgcgtgTTACTTTAGGGTTAGGTAAAGTCTGAGAAATAGGGATGAAGACGATTGCCATCCACAGGAGATAAAGCAGACACTGAGTGACTTGATCATGAGTCAGAATTATATAGTGTGTTCTACTCTGACTTctaaaatgtgcatattcattgctATATCATTTTAGAAGTTATTTTCCTACATAGAGCCACTTTCTTCTGTCTTTGTATGAGATACCATAAATCAGGATCTTGTTGAAATAAGAATCTGTGGTGCTTACTAGATGAAATGAACACTAACTTGACAGGGAGTGTGAAAGAGCTAGTGTTTCTTCTATAAACATCCTGTGGCCCTGGGAGAACATTTTAATACATTCAAGGGGAAATTAAGCCATATTCCATTATTCAGTTCAAGCAATCTGATTGGTTTGTTGTCTTTTATTTTCCACCAAAATGGTGCAAAGTGGTTCCCCAGTGCCATCAACCTTGCATAGTCAGTGACACCTGTGTGTGTCAGAGTGGGTATTAAATGCTACATTCCTCATGGTCATGTTGATATTCCCTTTTGTTTTATATATGTTGGAGATTATACAAGGATGCAATCAAGCCCAGGCTGTTTCAAAGACTCACAAACCTGATCTTTTATGTCACTGATCAGGAGAGAGGTCAATATAGCTGAACAAAATGGAACGGATTCTACGCTTGAGTTTTCTGCACACAAAAGGTGCTTACACTGACTGCAAAGAGATGAGGAGGAAAAAATATGCTGACTTTTCAACTGCACGCCAGTGACCTCATCACTTTAAGCAAGTCTGTTTTCATTGCTAGTAGTCCAGCTTGTGAAGTAATTTCTCATATTCTTTACCCTCTTTTTCTCTTTGATTGGGCATTCTTTTGCTTGTCTCCCTGGAAGACACGTTCAACCAGCATGTTTATTGCTCCCTCGCTGGGTACAATAGGTGCTTGTCATTGACTAAAAAGTCAATTGTGAAAGTTGTTAAATAGGGTTTGCAGCTCAGAGTGATGGTTCTGTGATGGGCCTGGCAATATTTGGGCTGTTGCTAGCATGTAAGCTACTAAAGAATAATGAGGGCAAGCAGATAGAAAATAATGCATGGAATATTTGATAGAAAACCTACTATAATTCCCTCCTTCTGGTGATCCAAGGAGGGAGGTGGTGGTTAGGCTGCTCTTTTCTCCCAGGGGCTCAGCTGGGGAAGGACCTTTTCCCTGGTGCCCAGAGCAGCCTCATGACCTCAGGACCTGCTCTGAATCAATCTGCCTCCTACCCACTCCCCTCTCTGGCCAGTGCTACCCACTCTGGAGGCTGCGCTGTAGGTCTCTCAGCCTGGGAACTGCAGGCTGCCTGTGTGTTTTCCTGTACCACGGACCCTGCACCCTGTGCTGAAACAGAAATGGGAGCTTTGCAATTGACTTAGTGGAAACCAAATTGGGTCCTAAATTAAGACTTGCCTTTACTTCTTGTCCACTTGTGACTAGAAAGCAGGAAAGCCATGCCACGCAGAGCAGTCATGCATTTACCGCTGCCACTTCGTGCTCCCTGGGCTAGACCACGTGCCGCTATTCAGGCCTGTCACTGGGCCGGGCTTCTCCCCATGCCAAACACAGCGCTGCCGTGCCTTGTCTCTTCCGGGGGGGAATTGTCTTCAAATGAGCAAGCAGACAAGTGAAAAAAAGacttttaatttcctttctcTCAGAGTTCAGGGCCCCCCTCCCAAGGGGCTCTGCCGCTCCTGCTTCTGGGAGCTTCCCAGGTTTAGTCAGCTTGGCTTATTCCTTAAGCCCCTGACCCCTTGCTCCAGGGACCCGTTAACAGTTCATAGGTCACAGAAGATTATcattagaagagacctcaggagaccacttagtccagctccctgctccacgcTCATCTCCATCCACTGTAGGTTCCCCACTCCAGGCACAACCTGTCTCAGTCACTCTATCCCACAGCTGCCCACTAGCAGCCCTTTACCAGCCCAGGTATAGCCCAGCCATCTCTGATAGATTGGCTGggttcccctgctgtggtcctggGTGCTGGCCTCAGGCTATCCATGGGGACCAGCTACCCTATGAGAAGCCCCTCATAGCTTGCTAAAGGACAGTGCCAGGTGGGTGTCAGATGCACATATGGGAGTAGGTCTAAAAATGGGAAGAGATGAGCTACAAAGCTGGGGTGGCTTTTGTGATGTGGTCACCCCCAGTTTAACCTCCTGTTGTTAGAACAGCCAATGCCCTGAGACTGCAGAGAGAAGAACACAAGTGATGGTTTCCTCTATCAAAACGCTCCCAACATCAGGTtagcactaaggctgtgtctgcactgcccctcccttaCGAAAAGGGCATGCACAtgcagccaattggaaatgcaaatgatgcatgtatttaaatatctcacacctcatttgcatactcacatgggaTCTCGATTCTCactttgaaagccaaaacagctgtgtagacggggttcattcaaaaggaatccctgctttcaaaagcccccttcttcctgaaaaaagttCGCATTTACATCTTACATCCTCTTCAAGTCTCACTGAAAAATCCTTCTGGCACTACCTAATCCATGGAATCTTCCCTTCTTCAGGCAACGAAGCAGCAACATAACACAATGTTATGAAACAGGTTGAATCCGTTACCTTTTCAGGTAGCAGAGGTCTTATCTGATCTTCCAACTgctgatatggaaatgaaggtctGAATATTTTCCCAGAGTTAACCACATTGTCATCATCTTCATGTTGTTGGTCAAACCCATAACAAAACCTTAGGTGTgctgagagaggaggggaggaagaatgCACATCTGTGGCATACGTATTTAATTAGCATACACGCACACGCACAGGTTTGGATAATAAAGGCAGTTATGTCACTGGTAGGAAAACAGACAGAAATGTTACAGTGAAACCCAGTTGAACGAAGCTGTGGAGAAGCTTGTGGTGAAGCATGAATAGTGTGCAGGGCAATCCTCACAAGTAAAGCGATTATGGTTTTAATGATGCCTGATGAAATAAAATGAGGCTTGACTATGGCAAAGGCGCTTGCGGTGTGCATTGcccacagggccagcctgcgTGGGTTTGTTGCCAAGTGTGTGGCTAGCAATCCTCACTGATCGTTTGACAAGCACAGACCAGAGATGCAAAATGGTTTGTAGCAATAACTGGGTCAGAGACTCGGCGCTGGGGGCTTGACTCACCTGGAAGGTAGCCAGAGGCTTTCTGTCTGTGCACGGAGCAGTCAGTCACTAGCTTCCATTCTTGAGGGAAAGAATCATCCTTACTTTCTGGTTTGACTGTGCAAGATGACAGCACTTTCCTGCAATGCCCTTGACGGACCATATGCTATTAAATGTAGGTAATCTCTCTCGGAGGGAAATGTAACAGATGAGAGACCTAGAAGGTCAAAAGGCTATACTGACAAACATGGAACTTTGGGACAAATGTTTAAGTGGATTTCCTGGTAATCCCCAGGGAGAGGTTGATGCAAATTCTCCAATTTCCATTATGCAAAACCCAGCCTTTTGAAGCAATGCTCCAGAAGGGTGACTGTTGGTTACCTTTAAAAGaaatgtacagtagacccccagctTACATGGAGGTGACATTCTTGCACAAcaccacataagtcaaattttgcataactcaagggagtccggaaactgaccagctcaggaTTCATAACCCCTAGGTCAGAACTAGCACCCAGTTTTACAAGGCCCCAGTAAGAACACAAAAATCACCATAcagagtcagaccaatggtccatctagcccaggatcctgtcttcctaGAGTGGCCAATGCCCGGTGCTTCAGAgggacagaacagaacagggcaatatCGAGTAAGCTGTCCCATCACCCAGTCCCACTTCTGGTGTTTGGAACTGAAGAAGAGCTGGAGCACAGGGTTGCAGCTGTGACAATAGTGGCTAGCAACCACTGGCAACcctatccttcatgaacttaTTGCATTGTTTTTCAGTCCGGttttacttttggccttcacaacaaccCTGGAAAATGTCCTGCTTTGCCATTTTTAGCTACTCTGGGCTACCGTTAACTTCCATCTTGAACCCAGTGGTCATCCCTATTGTAAGACAGCAGGGCAGCACAGCTGTAGTTGATGTGCCCTACATGCAGGGATCCTGTGCAGAGTAGTGATGCCAAATCTAAGTGAAAGGGGTGAGGACAGCTGTTGCTATCCAGTAGAGTGGATGCTGTGCAAAGTGTCTTAGATACCATTTGCCCCTACCCTTCCTTTGTTCAAAGATCCAATTGATCAGATGAAATTTAGAGTCTCTGTTTCTGATCCATGATCACTAGAGCTGAACTGGCTGATGAGCAGGGCTAGCGACCATTAAGACAATGGGGCAGCGAAAGACAATGTGGAAGAGGCGGCGGCAGCGAGGTGCCTACTACCCAGTGACATCCCTAGGATCTGGGCTTCGTGGTGGAACCTCAGAATGCAGCTTGCAGCAAAGGCAGCAGCAACAGCGGCAGAGAGAACCAAAGCAGCAAGCAGTGGCGGAAACAGCGATGAGAGCAGCAGCAAAGGTGACTGTTGCAAACGGCAGCAGTGAAGGCAACATCACGCCAGAAACCTGGGGTCTTTCATAGGGTTGAGTAATTTCATCTCCTTGTATACAAAAAGGTAACATTGTGATCCAACAAGTGacaagtcccctgcactcaagacAAGGCTATGTAATAACTAGACCATTGTTGACAAGTGTTTGTTTAAGCTGTTCTTAAAGATCTACAGTAATAGAGATTTCATAACCCTCCAGGCAATTTGtaccagtgcttaactgcccagACGGTTAGAaggcttttcctaatgtccaacctaaaccacccattgcttcttatcctatcctcaggggttaagaaaaatagtttttctccctcctcctcataacAACCATTTATGTACTTTAAAATTGTTGTGTCCCTTCTGACTTTTCTTGGCCagactccctctctccccagaatTCATTCTTTCCTCATATTTCCTCATATTTTAGAGTATTGCTTTTTGGCATTTCTCCAGTCCTTCcgtatctttcctgaaatgtggtgcccatactggatacagtactccagctgaggcctaactggTACAGGAGAAGAATCATTTCTCAtatcttgcttgcaacactcctgctCATATGTCCCAGAATGATGCTCACTTCTTTCTGCCACAGTCTCACACTGTGGATTCATATTTAGGTTGCAAATGAACCCAGATCTCTTTCCACAGTACTGCCTTCAGGGCTGTCCTTCCTGTTTcgtatgtgtgcaactgactgttccttcctaagtggagtactctgcacttgtcctcattgaatTTAATCCTATTAACTTCAGACAACTTTGTTTAGTTCACTGATTTTAAATCCTGTCTCCAAAATACTTGCAACTCCTTCCAGTTCGGTTCATCCTCAAACGTTATGAGCACACTCTCGATGCCAGTATTTAAGTCATTGATGAAGTTATTGAACAGCCCCAAACCTGAACCAATCTCTGCAAGAACCCACTCAGTAACTTCCAACTtaactgtgaaccactgataactactctctgggaacgaTTTTCCAACCAGAtgtgcactcaccttatagtattTTGTAGTATAGTCTGTAACTTATAATatatagtttgtttatgagaaggtcatcCAATACAGTATCAAAAACCTCACTAATGTCAACATATACCACACTGAATGCTCTCCCCTTATCCACAAGTtatgttaccctgtcaaagaaaacctgaaaaattcatgctgttacttatcaccttattattttctaggtgtttgcaaataGATTATTTGTTCTATTATCTTTCAaggtactgaagttaagatgactggtctgtaattaccCTGGTCATCTTTATTCTCCTTTTCATAGATTTACCTTCTaatcctctggaatctctcctgtcttccatgactttaaTGGATCagctatctcctcagtcagcaCCTTAACTATTCTAGGGTGTATTTTACCAGGCCTTGgcaacttgaagacatctaacttctcCAAGTAATGTTTAACTTGGTCTTTGCTTATTTTAGCCTCAGATGGTTTTCATTATGTTAGACATCTGGAGGTTACTAACCTTTTTGGTGCTTCATGCTACCTGGACATCCAAGTATAGCAGTCAAAGAGAAGCCTGAGGCTTCACACTACTTTGCCAAATGGGGCCTTTTACGGAAGATGAAGACAGTATCATGGCTAGTTCTTTGAAGCGTAATTTCAGTCTGACAAGCGTAATTTCAGTCTCGCCTAGGTTCAGCTTGAACCAGCTGCTATTCACCTAAGTGCTGCTTTGTTAAAATCTTTGGTCATTTGTCTCTAAAGTGGGATGAGGAACCTTTTTTTCTCTCATTGATCCACAGAAAAAATGGATTGGGAGAGCACAGAGGCTTCCCTTAGGTATAGGGTGCGACCAGAAATGGGGGggttcagggtgggggggggctggggtgtgggaggaggggagggctcCCTCTGGATGCGTGGGGCTGTGTGCGGGGATGGGACAGGGGTTGGTGTATGAGTGGAGCTATGGATCCTGGAAGGAAGTTAGCGTATGGGAGGGGATTCTGACCTAAGGCAGGAGGTTCGGATGAAGGCAGGTGTTTGGGGATTGGGCTACAGCTAGGTGGCATTGTCAACCGATGGCCAGGTGATGAGTagtctgtgagcctattttacatccgagtctttagctgctaggacggcccgtcccttcacagcaggcagccaagatggctgacagatgcccccgagattcacccgagtctttgactgctaagacagactgtcccttcacagcgggcagccagtgtggctgacaggtgcccccgtgattggtgcagagagcttattccacctgagactttgactgctaggaccgactgtcccttcacagtgggcagccagggaggctgacgggtgccccaagagtctgctctgtggaggcagcataACTCagtgcccagcttttactgcaccttaccactggccaggctgaatatagccaaaccggctaaggttctttgtttgtgtttggccgagttacagcaactaggaggagtcaggctgaagcttaaacatggttactatttattacaaagcagaaatgaaaatcttaatggttacagaattatataaagtcttaatggttacagttgcaggaaaagttagataaaatcttaatggttacactgttattgctctatttgcttagctactatagtaggatgatacaaatgacatgtcaattagagaaagttacccatttgaggaccagacgcctcagactaaagagctcttactattaaatgtgcacaaaaaaaccattgcaggtataattctcacccctgcgtccttcgactccggcgtagccaacGTCATTCACTGAATCTCTTGGGAAGAACAGATATGAAGAGAGCGTCCCCTGGATCCGCGGGAGGGAATAACCTTACCCGACTGGCAGGTGCAGGTAATTGGAGCTCGGTTACAGTAGGCTGCCGGGCCTTCTTTATACCCCGCCACAGGGGCATGTATAGTCTTCCTTATCTATAAGGTACCAATTGttctggttcatctttgtgacaccagcacttacaaggcagttacacttgtaaggacagagataactaaatttataggAACGGGGAAGACTTTCACACGGGCAGTAAAATTCCCCTCCTGGGACAAAAGTGTGGGCGGGTCAATTATCAATACCAGCCAAGCCCCGAGGCCATCGGCT contains:
- the KLHL34 gene encoding kelch-like protein 34, which codes for MSYFLAYCKAHCSTVLSQYQTLRAEGLMCDILLKVKENEFPAHKSLLACSSDYFRAMFQSYTKESKASVIHLQVISPTGLQHVLDFIYTSWLPLSFENLEDTLEAASYLQVTEAIGLCNQYLVNNLTLENCCFSANIATKFYLPDALSATEKYIISNLWKLLDLHFMELLLLNVRSLMAVVESPDVPMVKESCLLNLVLMWLKHDKSRLTHTSNLLEHIRFSLTPVEDLRKVYTQSEVPLTTPIKCLIIKAINYHSLVFKQPILQDKYSTLRNQKTRIILVGGRTASEGPVSDVMAFDVYNHKWRTLTQVQDRVQNHCLCVIGNYLYVLGGEIEYLQSEMKSTSFSVTNKVHRYDPRFNKWTQTREMLEKRCQFSCCILDNNIFVIGGRGENGSLHSSVEVYNISRDRWAKATELPCKMHGQASAVCKNTIYISGGKYIDQTNTSKDVYSLSSWEGEWIQQASMSIARFGHQMATIREAIFTFLGLYEPFSEIERYDPVPNQWTRLKPLVYDRFCYGLAVVEETALLIGGKKWQDSQEVPTQDVVGYDIDNDCWEEICKLPLPWYGLQCAVLQISELVETKDIQ